The Streptomyces sp. NBC_00162 genome window below encodes:
- the rpsN gene encoding 30S ribosomal protein S14, with translation MAKKSKIAQNEKRKAIVERHAARRAELKELVRRPSSTEAERRAALTELRGQPRDASATRVRNRDGVDGRPRGHLRKFGLSRVRMREQAHAGFLPGVTKSSW, from the coding sequence ATGGCGAAGAAGAGCAAGATCGCGCAGAACGAGAAGCGCAAGGCGATCGTCGAGCGCCATGCCGCCCGGCGAGCCGAGCTGAAGGAGCTCGTACGCCGGCCCTCCTCGACGGAGGCCGAGCGCCGCGCCGCGCTGACCGAGCTGCGCGGGCAGCCTCGCGATGCCAGCGCGACACGGGTGCGCAACCGTGACGGCGTGGACGGCCGCCCGCGCGGCCACCTGCGGAAGTTCGGGCTCTCCCGGGTCCGGATGCGCGAGCAGGCGCACGCCGGATTCCTCCCCGGAGTCACCAAGTCGTCCTGGTAG
- the rpmB gene encoding 50S ribosomal protein L28 yields the protein MSAHCQLTGAQPGFGNTISHSHRRTSRRFDPNVQRKRYWLPSEGRHVRLTLSAKAIKTVDVIGVEAAVARIRARGVKV from the coding sequence GTGTCCGCCCACTGCCAGCTGACCGGCGCCCAGCCGGGCTTCGGCAACACCATCTCCCACTCGCACCGGCGCACATCGCGCCGCTTCGACCCCAACGTCCAGCGCAAGCGCTACTGGCTGCCGAGCGAAGGCCGGCACGTCCGCCTCACCCTCAGCGCGAAGGCGATCAAGACCGTCGACGTGATCGGCGTCGAGGCGGCCGTGGCCCGGATCCGGGCCCGAGGGGTGAAGGTCTGA
- the rpmG gene encoding 50S ribosomal protein L33 has translation MARNEVRPIVKLRSTAGTGYTYVTRKNRRNDPDRMVLRKFDPVVRRHVDFREER, from the coding sequence ATGGCACGCAACGAAGTACGCCCGATCGTCAAGCTCCGCTCCACCGCGGGCACCGGCTACACCTACGTCACGCGCAAGAACCGGCGGAACGACCCGGACCGCATGGTGCTGCGCAAGTTCGACCCGGTGGTCCGTCGGCACGTCGACTTCCGCGAAGAGCGCTGA
- a CDS encoding CobW family GTP-binding protein, with amino-acid sequence MKPGIHPAHGREHGVRLPVVIVGGLHSDARRTTVERLLATVPGSVALHHDLSTAAGGTVRRTVRDASGTLGSGEAPLVNDCACCALREDLVPELWRLADGGLTRLAVVELWDSVEPRAMAEVVEAHGGERLELANVITAVDPALVLPYLSNGDDLAEAGLAAAASDRRTVGDTWARQLEYAPVLALLDSPEADEEDRALLEQLHPTARRVETGSPDLARLAFAGFDTEAAAAAQHPACALLPQEADEAGVATLVWHRHRPFHPERLYEALEDLACAAARSRGRFWLADRPDTLLAWEAAGGALCVENGGPWLASLPDAAWEMVPPVRRAAAALGWHPEHGDCCQHLVFTSPGLDRDGLERLLDSCLLTDAEFTAGREGWKRLPAAFDALLDPVS; translated from the coding sequence ATGAAGCCCGGAATCCACCCCGCCCACGGCCGGGAGCACGGCGTGCGCCTGCCCGTCGTCATCGTCGGCGGGCTGCACTCCGACGCCCGCCGCACCACCGTGGAACGGCTGCTCGCCACCGTCCCCGGCAGCGTGGCCCTGCACCACGACCTCTCCACGGCGGCCGGGGGAACCGTCCGGCGCACCGTGCGCGACGCCTCCGGAACACTCGGGTCCGGTGAGGCGCCGCTCGTCAACGACTGCGCCTGCTGCGCCTTGCGCGAGGACCTGGTCCCCGAACTGTGGCGGCTCGCCGACGGCGGGCTGACCCGGCTCGCGGTCGTCGAGTTGTGGGACTCCGTCGAGCCCCGGGCGATGGCCGAGGTCGTCGAAGCGCACGGCGGCGAGCGCTTGGAACTCGCCAATGTGATCACCGCCGTCGACCCGGCCCTCGTCCTGCCGTACCTGTCCAACGGGGACGACCTCGCGGAGGCGGGACTCGCGGCGGCGGCCTCCGACCGGCGGACGGTCGGCGACACCTGGGCCCGGCAGCTCGAGTACGCACCCGTGCTCGCCCTCCTGGACAGCCCCGAAGCGGACGAGGAGGACCGGGCCCTTCTGGAGCAGCTCCACCCGACCGCTCGCCGGGTGGAGACCGGTTCCCCTGATCTGGCGCGGCTCGCCTTCGCCGGATTCGACACCGAGGCCGCTGCCGCCGCGCAGCACCCGGCCTGTGCGCTGCTTCCGCAGGAGGCCGACGAAGCCGGGGTCGCCACCCTCGTCTGGCACCGCCACCGGCCGTTCCACCCGGAGCGGTTGTACGAGGCGCTGGAGGACCTGGCCTGCGCGGCCGCCCGCAGCCGCGGCCGGTTCTGGCTCGCCGACCGCCCAGACACCCTGCTCGCCTGGGAGGCCGCGGGCGGCGCGCTCTGTGTGGAGAACGGCGGCCCCTGGCTGGCCTCGCTCCCGGACGCCGCCTGGGAGATGGTGCCGCCGGTGCGCCGGGCGGCCGCCGCGCTGGGCTGGCACCCCGAACACGGCGACTGCTGCCAGCACCTGGTGTTCACCTCGCCCGGCCTCGACCGCGACGGGCTGGAGCGGCTGCTCGACTCCTGCCTGCTGACCGACGCCGAGTTCACCGCCGGGCGCGAGGGGTGGAAACGCCTCCCCGCCGCCTTCGACGCCCTGCTCGACCCCGTCTCGTAA
- the rpsR gene encoding 30S ribosomal protein S18, with amino-acid sequence MARRITPRKHVSSRPNPLDAAKITYIDYKDTDLLRKFISDRGKIRSRRVTRVTAQQQRRLAAAIKNAREMALLPYVGK; translated from the coding sequence ATGGCCCGACGCATCACCCCGCGCAAGCACGTCTCCTCCCGCCCCAACCCGCTGGACGCGGCGAAGATCACCTACATCGACTACAAGGACACCGATCTGCTGCGGAAGTTCATCTCCGACCGTGGCAAGATCCGCAGCCGCCGCGTCACCCGCGTCACGGCTCAGCAGCAGCGACGGCTCGCCGCCGCGATCAAGAACGCCCGCGAGATGGCCCTGCTCCCCTACGTCGGCAAGTAG
- a CDS encoding Y4yA family PLP-dependent enzyme translates to MSNAPLYLEPRLAPRLTSLLDAASFLHALVDGLGSPLNLVLPQQFAENVARFRTVLRRHHLGGRVCFAHKASRSSALVRHLSTTDAALDAASLGELRHALASGFTGDRIVVTGPKDPEALWLAARCGAVVNADGAAELEDAARIVGAFGLPRLRVILRLSEFETSGTRVLSRRSRFGTAVKSLNDLLDVLERHQDALEPIGVGYHLDTTSLDEKATALEGCLRAMEELQIRGFRPGVIDVGGGFGVNYLAHAAQWDRYTTELTHAVMGRRPPLTWGGHGYGLRAENGTLRGSLGLYPAHRPVAGAAYLDELLSRPAPGLGRPFGTLLLESMYDLYAEPGRALADQCGLTLGRVQEVRAGGAGEHLVRLALNAGDVGLEDHGVLMDPVLLSRNDRDDRDGAPGHATGPVGVYLMGNLCLEADLITRRMVFLPRLPRPGDLLAFANTAGYCMDFTATRAQQQPVARKVAVREESANEGSGNWSWCLDEQYWPVTATGGRRT, encoded by the coding sequence ATGAGCAACGCACCTCTGTACCTGGAACCGCGGCTGGCACCGCGGCTGACGTCCTTGCTGGATGCGGCCTCCTTCCTGCATGCACTCGTGGACGGGCTCGGATCACCCCTGAACCTCGTACTTCCGCAGCAGTTCGCGGAGAACGTGGCGCGATTCCGCACCGTCCTGCGCCGGCACCACCTCGGCGGCCGGGTCTGCTTCGCGCACAAGGCCAGCCGCTCCAGCGCCCTGGTCCGGCACCTCAGCACGACCGACGCCGCCCTCGACGCCGCCTCGCTCGGCGAGTTGAGGCACGCGCTCGCCTCGGGATTCACCGGGGACCGGATCGTGGTGACCGGCCCCAAGGACCCCGAGGCGCTCTGGCTCGCCGCGCGCTGCGGGGCCGTCGTCAACGCGGACGGGGCGGCCGAGCTGGAGGACGCGGCCCGGATCGTCGGCGCGTTCGGCCTGCCCCGCCTGCGCGTGATCCTGCGGCTGTCCGAGTTCGAGACCTCCGGCACCAGAGTCCTGTCCCGCCGCAGCCGCTTCGGCACCGCGGTGAAGTCGCTGAACGACCTGCTCGACGTACTCGAACGCCACCAGGACGCGCTGGAGCCGATCGGGGTGGGCTACCACCTCGACACCACGAGCCTGGACGAGAAGGCGACGGCGCTCGAAGGGTGTCTGCGGGCGATGGAGGAGCTCCAGATACGGGGGTTCCGGCCGGGCGTCATCGACGTGGGCGGCGGCTTCGGCGTCAACTACCTGGCGCACGCCGCGCAGTGGGACCGCTACACCACCGAGCTCACGCACGCCGTGATGGGCCGGCGCCCGCCGCTCACCTGGGGCGGCCACGGCTACGGCCTGCGCGCCGAGAACGGCACCCTCAGGGGATCCCTGGGCCTCTATCCGGCCCATCGCCCCGTCGCCGGCGCCGCCTACCTCGACGAGCTGCTGTCCCGTCCCGCGCCGGGCCTCGGCCGCCCGTTCGGCACGCTGCTGCTCGAGAGCATGTACGACCTGTACGCCGAACCCGGCCGGGCCTTGGCGGACCAGTGCGGGCTCACGCTCGGGAGGGTGCAGGAGGTCCGGGCCGGCGGGGCCGGGGAGCACCTCGTACGACTCGCCCTGAACGCGGGCGATGTGGGCCTGGAGGACCACGGCGTCCTGATGGACCCCGTCCTCCTCTCCCGCAACGACCGCGACGACCGCGACGGCGCCCCTGGGCACGCCACCGGACCGGTGGGCGTGTACCTCATGGGCAACCTCTGCCTGGAGGCGGACCTGATCACCCGCCGGATGGTGTTCCTGCCCCGGCTGCCGCGACCGGGTGATCTTCTCGCCTTCGCCAACACCGCGGGCTACTGCATGGACTTCACCGCGACCCGGGCCCAGCAGCAGCCCGTGGCCCGCAAGGTCGCCGTCCGGGAGGAGAGCGCCAACGAGGGGAGCGGGAACTGGAGTTGGTGCCTCGACGAGCAGTACTGGCCGGTCACAGCCACGGGGGGACGGCGGACATGA
- a CDS encoding pyridoxal-phosphate dependent enzyme — MRYDSITEAIGNTPLVRIDPAVHGLLHIDLYAKLEMLNPFGSLKDRAAWHMARSALADAKAGAATVVELSSGNTAKALALIAGLHGLPFKSVTNRMRIPEIKDLLLLLGAEIEELPGQSECLDPTDTEDPLTRFHQRLSRPDGALLHTDQYFNPLNAEAHAQGTGPEIIADLDGRAPDWFVACVGTAGSSTGVARALRAHDPDVRVVGLVGEKSDFIPGIRTIDEVQEVGLFDPAAYDTIEAVSSDEAIDGMLTLMRRCGLLAGPTGGAAYLGAVRHLRPLDAPSGGERRTAVFIVCDRAESYLGYVRQRRPELLGRPPAKNSVTALTEAEVRSATVIEVTEAQKWMEDRRPLVVDLRGPFAYAALHIDGAINIVDELFDELVRGGLPFGTRHPVLLTCPVGEKSARYAALLTRMGHPDVRSLAGGIVAWRDAGAPLVRD; from the coding sequence ATGAGGTACGACAGCATCACCGAGGCCATCGGCAACACGCCGCTGGTCCGCATCGACCCGGCGGTACACGGTCTGCTCCACATCGACCTGTACGCGAAGCTGGAGATGCTCAACCCCTTCGGCTCGCTGAAGGACCGGGCGGCCTGGCACATGGCCCGCTCCGCGCTGGCCGACGCGAAGGCCGGCGCGGCGACGGTCGTCGAGCTGTCCAGCGGGAACACCGCCAAGGCCCTGGCCCTCATCGCGGGTCTGCACGGGCTGCCGTTCAAGAGCGTCACCAACCGCATGCGCATACCGGAGATCAAGGACCTGCTCCTGCTGCTGGGCGCCGAGATCGAGGAACTGCCCGGGCAGAGCGAATGCCTCGACCCGACCGACACCGAGGACCCGCTGACGCGCTTCCACCAGCGGCTGAGCCGCCCGGACGGCGCCCTTCTCCACACCGACCAGTACTTCAACCCCCTGAACGCCGAGGCGCACGCGCAGGGCACCGGCCCGGAGATCATCGCCGATCTGGACGGCCGGGCTCCGGACTGGTTCGTGGCGTGCGTGGGCACGGCCGGTTCGTCCACCGGGGTCGCCCGCGCCCTGCGCGCCCACGACCCGGACGTGCGGGTCGTCGGTCTGGTCGGGGAGAAGTCCGACTTCATCCCCGGCATCCGCACCATCGACGAGGTGCAGGAGGTCGGCCTCTTCGACCCCGCCGCCTACGACACGATCGAGGCGGTGAGCTCGGACGAGGCCATCGACGGGATGCTGACACTGATGCGCCGCTGCGGGCTGCTCGCCGGCCCGACCGGCGGGGCCGCGTACCTGGGGGCCGTGCGCCATCTCCGGCCGCTGGACGCCCCGTCGGGCGGCGAGCGCAGGACGGCCGTGTTCATCGTCTGCGACCGGGCGGAGAGCTACCTCGGTTACGTGCGGCAGCGCCGTCCGGAGCTGCTCGGCAGGCCTCCGGCGAAGAACTCGGTGACCGCGCTGACCGAGGCCGAGGTGCGCTCGGCCACCGTCATCGAGGTCACCGAGGCACAGAAGTGGATGGAGGACCGGCGTCCGCTGGTGGTCGACCTGCGCGGCCCGTTCGCGTACGCCGCACTGCACATCGACGGCGCGATCAACATCGTCGACGAGCTCTTCGACGAACTCGTCCGCGGCGGCCTGCCCTTCGGCACACGGCATCCGGTGCTGCTGACCTGCCCGGTCGGCGAGAAGTCCGCCCGGTACGCGGCCCTGCTGACGCGCATGGGCCACCCGGACGTACGCAGTCTCGCAGGCGGCATCGTGGCCTGGCGGGACGCCGGAGCGCCTCTGGTGCGTGACTGA
- a CDS encoding aminotransferase class V-fold PLP-dependent enzyme, producing MAADPAGEIEELASWQRGLRAQFPIIVGHPHLTYLDSAATAQKPRAVLDAVHTYLTTSNANAGRGSYPWANTTTALVEGARDRVREFLGDPRPDRSSVHFTTGATDGLRTVAREWLPELLANGDEIVVPFADHEANLSPWLEARELLARQGVRIRVRELPCQAGSGDYDPVALAGMVGPRTRFVAATHVHHVYGADMNVHRVRRVVGPGVPICLDAAQSIGHLPVSVAELDVDFVVFSGHKALALPGTGAVWARGRRGPAFRPGGWSGTPNTVGIASLVAALDWLDAAGTDRIERWTVALTSLLTDGLERLPAYEVLGCRSSLATASEVQRRRSIVTFRHREISAQDLGFILFSHGIMVRSDGHCQAGGGDRDSSVRVSLHVHNTPEEVEGLLTTLANLQ from the coding sequence GTGGCAGCGGACCCCGCCGGGGAGATCGAGGAGCTGGCCTCGTGGCAGCGCGGGCTGCGCGCCCAGTTCCCGATCATCGTCGGACATCCCCACCTGACCTACCTGGACAGCGCGGCCACCGCACAGAAGCCGCGGGCCGTCCTGGACGCCGTGCACACCTACCTGACCACCTCGAACGCCAACGCGGGCCGGGGCTCGTACCCCTGGGCGAACACCACGACGGCCTTGGTGGAGGGCGCACGCGACCGGGTCAGGGAGTTCCTCGGCGATCCGCGGCCGGACCGGTCCTCGGTGCACTTCACCACCGGGGCCACGGACGGGTTGCGCACCGTCGCACGGGAGTGGCTGCCCGAACTGCTGGCGAACGGCGACGAGATCGTCGTCCCGTTCGCCGACCACGAGGCGAACCTGTCGCCGTGGCTGGAGGCGCGGGAGCTGCTGGCCCGCCAGGGGGTCCGGATCCGGGTGCGGGAACTGCCCTGCCAGGCGGGCTCCGGGGACTACGATCCGGTGGCCCTCGCCGGGATGGTCGGGCCGCGCACCCGTTTCGTGGCCGCCACGCACGTGCACCACGTGTACGGGGCGGACATGAACGTGCACCGCGTCCGGCGGGTGGTCGGGCCCGGCGTCCCCATCTGTCTGGACGCCGCCCAGAGCATCGGCCACCTCCCGGTCTCCGTGGCCGAGCTCGACGTGGACTTCGTGGTCTTCTCCGGGCACAAGGCCCTCGCCCTGCCCGGAACCGGCGCGGTCTGGGCGCGGGGACGGCGGGGGCCCGCCTTCCGGCCCGGCGGCTGGAGCGGCACTCCGAACACGGTGGGCATCGCCTCCCTGGTGGCGGCCCTGGACTGGCTGGACGCCGCCGGGACCGACCGGATCGAGCGCTGGACCGTGGCCCTGACCTCCCTGCTGACGGACGGGCTCGAGCGACTGCCCGCGTACGAGGTCCTCGGCTGCCGCTCGAGTCTGGCCACCGCCTCCGAGGTGCAGCGGCGCCGGAGCATCGTCACCTTCCGGCATCGTGAGATCAGCGCGCAGGACCTCGGGTTCATCCTGTTCAGCCACGGCATCATGGTCCGCTCCGACGGCCACTGCCAGGCGGGCGGCGGCGACCGGGACTCCTCGGTACGGGTGAGTCTGCACGTGCACAACACACCTGAAGAGGTGGAAGGGTTGCTCACCACACTCGCCAATCTGCAATGA
- a CDS encoding class I SAM-dependent methyltransferase produces the protein MSTMTALTAARWVERWESQQQRYAVDREERFTVIADVVEQVTAGRTSPLVLDLGSGPGALASRLAARLPDAEVLAVDADPLLLELGSSHYGPALRYAEAVIGKPGWLDALALDRPVDAVVSATALHYLGESTLRQVYRELAERLRPGGVLVNGDHIRPAGPDAPRIAELALHVGERHSERYLDTTEDWESWWSEAAADPELAPRLAGCGPDRHPHCEGNDLTLSGHITLLREAGFTQIGTVWQFGHSHVVVAVR, from the coding sequence ATGAGCACGATGACGGCCCTGACGGCAGCGCGCTGGGTGGAGCGCTGGGAGAGTCAGCAGCAGCGGTACGCCGTCGACCGCGAGGAGAGGTTCACGGTCATCGCCGACGTCGTGGAGCAGGTGACGGCCGGCCGGACCTCTCCCCTGGTCCTCGACCTGGGCAGCGGCCCGGGAGCCCTGGCCTCCCGGCTGGCCGCCCGCCTCCCGGACGCCGAGGTGCTGGCCGTCGACGCCGACCCCCTGCTCCTCGAACTGGGGAGCTCCCACTACGGACCGGCGCTGCGCTACGCCGAGGCCGTGATCGGGAAACCCGGCTGGCTGGACGCGCTCGCCCTGGACCGTCCGGTGGACGCGGTGGTCTCGGCGACCGCCCTGCACTACCTCGGGGAGTCCACACTGCGGCAGGTCTACCGGGAACTCGCCGAACGGCTGCGCCCCGGCGGGGTCCTCGTCAACGGCGACCACATCCGCCCCGCCGGCCCGGACGCGCCGCGCATCGCCGAACTGGCCCTCCACGTCGGAGAGCGCCACTCCGAGCGGTACCTGGACACGACCGAGGACTGGGAGTCGTGGTGGTCGGAGGCGGCCGCCGACCCCGAGCTGGCACCTCGGCTCGCGGGGTGCGGGCCGGACCGGCATCCGCACTGCGAGGGCAACGACCTGACGCTTTCCGGCCACATCACCCTGCTGCGCGAGGCCGGATTCACTCAGATCGGCACGGTATGGCAGTTCGGCCACAGCCATGTGGTCGTCGCCGTCCGCTAA
- a CDS encoding Ig-like domain-containing protein: MFRSKTVVVAGVTGLLGAVLTALPATADQPAAATPCGAGGVFTASPPTCAYTATGTDTFTVPDGVSAVTIDLYGAEGGSAAGFVTPNPPNEGAPGGLGGRSRATLAVGAGQNLGITVGAAGVPGSSRRGEYARPGGFGHGSGGGGSHGGGGSGGGASDVRAGAFGPSDRVLVAGGGGGAGNGGPLLRGGAGGPVAEPGGQGGGPEGSGVAGGGASQTAHGTGSPNSALGGPGIAGSDIDPQTGLPNPGSGGPGGNGARGGNGGGGGGGGYFGGGGGSGGGNPGNLYGAGGGGGSSFAAPTANDVSLLPAVNQGNGKAIVSFRYGASVTVAADTAAPLFGHPVTLTATVGSANLSAGTPGGTVTFSDGATELATVPLDGSGRARFRTGTLQPGSHPITARYGGDPGHTPDATAQPAAVTVGFSEPCLTTARQGALTVSAGQALCIASGGSQTGPVTVRPGGALAVSDARISGPVSAEGALALTVCRSSLTGPVGVKGSTGYVMIGSDHDSTACPGNTINGPLTLEGNTGGLQASANTVTGPVRIDGNSADVPLSGEPVPAFRGNRVTGPLRCEANSPALLQTDTVVQGPRSGQCRL; encoded by the coding sequence ATGTTCAGATCCAAGACCGTGGTGGTGGCCGGTGTGACCGGCCTCCTGGGAGCCGTGCTGACGGCCCTTCCCGCCACCGCCGACCAGCCGGCCGCAGCCACACCCTGCGGCGCCGGCGGCGTCTTCACCGCCTCACCTCCCACCTGCGCCTACACCGCAACGGGCACGGACACCTTCACCGTCCCCGACGGGGTGAGCGCGGTCACCATCGACCTGTACGGGGCCGAAGGCGGCAGCGCCGCCGGATTCGTCACCCCCAACCCCCCGAACGAGGGGGCTCCCGGCGGCCTCGGCGGCCGGAGCCGCGCCACACTCGCCGTCGGCGCCGGCCAGAACCTCGGCATCACGGTGGGAGCCGCCGGAGTCCCCGGCAGCTCCCGGCGCGGTGAGTACGCCCGCCCCGGCGGCTTCGGCCACGGATCCGGCGGCGGCGGGTCGCACGGCGGGGGCGGCTCCGGCGGCGGCGCGTCCGACGTACGGGCCGGTGCCTTCGGCCCGTCCGACCGGGTCCTGGTCGCCGGTGGCGGCGGAGGCGCGGGCAACGGCGGACCCCTGCTGCGCGGCGGCGCCGGCGGTCCCGTCGCGGAGCCCGGCGGACAGGGCGGCGGCCCCGAGGGCTCCGGTGTCGCCGGCGGCGGAGCGAGCCAGACCGCACACGGCACCGGAAGCCCCAACTCGGCGCTCGGCGGCCCCGGGATCGCCGGCAGCGACATCGACCCCCAGACCGGTCTGCCCAACCCGGGCAGCGGAGGCCCCGGCGGCAACGGCGCCCGCGGCGGAAACGGCGGAGGCGGCGGAGGCGGCGGCTACTTCGGCGGCGGAGGCGGCTCCGGCGGCGGGAACCCCGGCAACCTCTACGGAGCGGGCGGCGGAGGCGGAAGCAGCTTCGCCGCACCGACGGCCAACGACGTCTCGCTCCTCCCGGCGGTCAACCAGGGCAACGGGAAGGCGATCGTCTCGTTCCGGTACGGGGCCTCGGTCACGGTGGCCGCGGACACGGCCGCACCGCTGTTCGGGCACCCGGTGACCCTCACCGCCACCGTCGGCTCGGCGAACCTCTCCGCGGGCACCCCGGGCGGGACGGTCACGTTCTCCGACGGGGCGACCGAGCTGGCGACCGTGCCGCTCGACGGCAGCGGCCGGGCCCGATTCCGTACCGGCACGCTCCAGCCCGGCTCCCATCCGATCACCGCGAGATACGGCGGAGACCCGGGCCACACGCCGGACGCGACGGCCCAACCGGCCGCCGTCACCGTCGGATTCAGCGAGCCGTGCCTCACCACTGCGCGCCAGGGAGCCCTCACCGTGTCCGCCGGTCAGGCGCTTTGCATCGCCTCCGGCGGCAGCCAGACGGGACCGGTCACGGTACGGCCCGGCGGGGCCCTGGCCGTGTCGGACGCCCGGATCTCGGGGCCGGTGTCCGCCGAAGGCGCTCTGGCCCTCACCGTCTGCCGGTCGAGCCTCACCGGACCGGTCGGCGTCAAGGGAAGCACCGGCTACGTGATGATCGGCTCGGACCACGACTCGACGGCCTGCCCCGGCAACACGATCAACGGCCCGCTCACCCTCGAAGGCAACACCGGTGGTCTCCAGGCATCGGCCAACACGGTCACCGGACCGGTGCGGATCGACGGCAACAGCGCCGACGTACCGCTGTCCGGCGAGCCGGTCCCGGCGTTCCGGGGCAACCGGGTCACCGGACCCCTGCGCTGCGAAGCCAACAGCCCGGCACTGCTGCAGACGGACACCGTCGTGCAGGGACCCCGCTCAGGACAGTGCCGCCTCTGA